Genomic segment of Arvicola amphibius chromosome 7, mArvAmp1.2, whole genome shotgun sequence:
GTGATCAGGTGCACCTGTAGTATGCCAGCTGCAGGGCTATCTGGATGAAAGCATCAGGGCTTAGCTTCTCTGACTTGGGGAAGTCCTTCCCAAAGTGATGGAACACCAGTACGGTGATGTCCAGGTCCTGGATCATGCTGCAGGTGCAGGAGGCATGGGTGAGAAGCAGGCACCTGGCAGCCTGTGGCTGCCCTCCCCGACAGGACGCAGCCATGAACTCACATGCTGATGTTCTGCTTGGCTTTCTCGATGTCGTTCTTGATCTCAGGGGTTATGTTGAACCGCAGCTTCTTGGGCATCGGCAGGGGCACCATAGGAGACCGCACAAGCTCAGGCTTTTTTCTGCATGGGACAGTTGGGCTTTAGGCTCATGCTGGTGTCACTGAAGCCCAAGTGTCCCTAAGACTGAGGAGGGGAAGATGAGTTCCTGAAGCGAGGGGTAGGAGGTTCAGAAATTATGGGTTAGCTCTTGTGAAGACTAATTTCACTCCAGCTTTCAAGATGCCTGatggaagccaggtgtggtagcatatgtaGTGTCCTGGCTTCGGAGGcggaggtgggtggatctctgtttgaggttagcctggatCACTTagcgagttcaaggacaaccaggctacagtgagaccctgtttctttcttcttctgttgtttgtttgtttattttttgagataggttttctctgtgtaaagccctggttgtcctggaattcactctgtataccaggctgccttaaactcacagagatccacctgcctcttcctcccgagtgctggaattaaaagcgtgcatcaccattgcctggctgatactctgtttcaaaacaaattagagggcatacacacagacagaatattgtttacataataaaataaataagtaaacaaacaaacaaacaaacaaacaaacaaattagagACCAAGGGTCTGGGGAAGACAAGAACCCTGTCTAAGGCCACAAAGCTGGGATATACAGAGCTAGAGGTAAATTCAAAGCCAGGTGACTAGAAACTACAGCCTCTGCAGCAGCGATTAAAGCTACTACTGGCTGCTCTcctctttactctttttatttgtttgtctgttttgtgagacaaggtttctctgtgtagctctggctgtcctgtcctggaactcactctgtagaccaggatagcctagaattcagagatccacctgcagttaagagcatgcgCCACCATGTCCTGGcttgctctgctcttccagaggtcctgagttaaattcacAGCAGTTAcctggtgtctcacaaccatctatagtgggatccaatgcccttttctgctgtgcaggcatacatgcagacaaagcacccatacacatagaatatataaacaaaaattttttaaaatgttttttaaaatgatttatttaaccttattttatgtgcattggtgtgaagatgttagatcccctgggactggactctcagacagctgtgagctgccatgtgggtgctgggaattaaacccgggtcctctggaagagcagtcagtgctactaaccactgagccatctctccagccccctaaacaaaatttttcaaaaaatcatCTAAactaggtggtagtggtgcatacctttaatcccagcactccagaggcaggaaaatctctgtgagtttgaggctagcccggcctacagagcaagttccaggacaggccccaaagctacagagaaaccctgtctcgaaaagcaaacaaaacaaatcttctaaaagaaagagagagagagattgcctAACTCTTCGGTGGAACTGAGAGTGAAGTATCTCTACAGGCTAGGTCTGTCACCTGCACACCCCCTGCCACCAGAACTGGGGAGTGACGCTGTCAGCATACTCACGTGTACTCAATGACATGGTCCACAAGAGCGACAATGGGGGGCCCTTCTGCAGCTGCATGCTCATAAACCATCCCACAGGATCCATCTTCTGCCACAATGAACTGTGAATGAGAAAGGGCCCATCCTATCAGCCCTATCAGATCCTCTCGACGGTGGCTCTCTGGGTGGGTCTCACAGGAAGGGTCTCTGAAGCCATCTCCCCTCCCTGTGCTGACTGCTCAGCATGCTTGAAAGCAGGTCCTTAGAAGGACACCACCCCAGCAGCGCTGCTGCACCTGCGCTGGGGAAGGCATCCCCAGAGCGCACCACTCTGACTGACCCCAAACTGTCTCTGACATGCTGAAGGGTTACGCTGGGGGTATAGGTGGCATGCAGGCCAGGTAATAACAGGCTGGTTGCCCGGTAATTACAGCAGCGTCCCCAGCCTCCTTTACAAGCCTCCTGCTTGTAAAGGAGGCTGGGGACACTGGGCCTAAGGAGGGGACGGAAGGAAAGTCGAGAGCCTCAGTGAACCAAGCTTTGGGGTTGTGGCCCCGCCAGGTCCTCACTTGCCTGCAGTGTCTTATCGAACCAGCGGTTGCCACTGTTGAGCTTGCTGCCACCACCATGCAGCATCTGGCCTGCTACGTGGTTGCGGTAGACATCGTCTGAGACTCTGGGCACTGGCTTGTCCAGGCACACAGTGAAGATGCTCTTCTGAATGGAGTTCACCGACTCCCGGTTTACTTTGTCTGCAGGAGGTGGGGTAAGTATAGGGAGCCTCAGAGCCTGCTGTCTCCTGCCCTGAGCAGGATGGAGAGTTCCCCACCTTTGGGGCCACTAGGGCATGCTTGGAGTTTGGGATGTATGCTCAGAGCTCTGCCCTCAACAAAGTCCTACCAGTATCCCTGCATACCCCAAAGGGCAGGGCTCCCAGCATACTACAGACACAGAAGGCCAGGGTCACATGGAGAGCTGGTATGGAAACCTATGCCCATGACCAGTATGGGATTTGATGAGGGTGGTTCTGGGAGTAGAGGGAGCATGGAGAAGGGCACCTCAGCCACAACACTTGTCTAAATCCAACTTGCTACTTCACAGGAAGAAACTGGCCTCACCAACCTGAGCCttggttttctcatctataaaatgggctAGTAACATCAGCTCAAAATTGAGAGGGTCAATGAAACAGTGGCTGCCCCAGCCTCATGTTGGATCTGTTTGGCACGTAAGGAAGCCCCTGCCCTGGAGGCACCTTTGATGAGGGTGTTGTAGGCCTTGGCCCAGGTGTTGCGGTGGTTAGAGGTGAGGATGCCAACAGGCTCTTTGTTGGTTTGCAGTGACGAGTTCCAAATTTTCTCCAGCTGCACAAAGATCTGATCCGAGGTGAGGGGCGTCCCGTCACTGTGGTACACGTCCAGCTCGAAGAACTGCGAGGCCAGACGTGGAAGAGAAGGGGCCTGGGTGACCTCAGGCTGAGAACGCCCACCGGCCTCTCCTGGCCTTGGCTGCAGCGGAGGAGCTAGAGTTGGGCTGGGAGGGGCAGTGGCCCCTCAGAAGGGCAGTGGTGCCCACCTGGTAGTTGTGCACCACGGTTATGTGCATGGGTGGCTTCTTCGTCTTTAAGAAATTCACCACAGAGTCCTGCTTGGGGCCCGGCACACGGCAGGAGGACAGGATCTGATAGTACTGGTTCATGCACAGCGGCTTTCCCCCCAGGAACTCGGTGGGCAGGGTCTCGCTGTGGGAGGACACAGGGAGGGTTGCTGGgcaaggggatggggaggaggctgggacagacagacacctgCTAGTACTACTTGGAACTGGGTGAGGGGCCTTCTCTTTAGCATGAGCAGGAGCCAGTAGGGTATAAGGATGTTTTGAGGCCTAAACTTTCTAAGGATTGGGGCCCTGTTTATGAGTCACTCACAAACTCCCCCCCTTCTGAGCTTCAGTTTGCCACAGGCATCTGTGATCAGTTTGACTGGGATGACAAGGTCACCAGAAGTCCCAGGAGCTAGAGCGGAAGACTTAAATGTCCTCCTCACACTGACCACTGTCTTTAACCCTTTCCAAGGCTGGGCAATAGGAAATGAAAATGACATGGGCTGGCTCAGTGCCCGGGCTGACACACTCAAGTCCAGAGCCAGAGCGAGTCAGGGGCGGCTAGGGTATTAGGTGTGGGCAAGGTagtcagggtggggtggggctgctCACTTGTCAATCATGGACTTGAAATCCAGCACACCCTCGATGAGTTTGGCAGCGAACCTAGGGGATGAAGTGGAGTGTGAAACTGTGGCCATCCAGTGGAGAACCTGAGTAGGAGGAGGATCAGCCAAGGGCGGGGCCTACGGAGTCACTCCTCCACCCCCTCAGTGTACTGAGGCCTGCCGAGTTCAAGGTGGACCCACAGCAGAGGGAGGCCCTTCCGAGCCTCTTTTCATCATCTCAGGTGGCAGCGCTGTATCTGCCTGGGAGAGACCTAGAAGGACCTGGGCGCTGATCAACAGTGGCACACACCATGACTAGATATGGCCAGTGGTGACTGACACCCACCAGGGACCTGAACCACGGTCTCAAACATTCATTATGTGGAAATTTGCTACCTTAGTGAGATAAAGAAGGGTCCCTTCCAGGGTCCAAGTATCCTTGATGTTaagctcttttctctttctgagtctatATTCCCAGGTCACTGCTGTCAACCTCTTCCTCCTTGGATTATCTGGGTTTAGGAAGAGGGCTCTTCTAGCTCATACCAACTATTCCCCAATGCCTGAGGTCATCTCTGGTTCCAGTATGGGCTGGCTGGAGTTCCCGGGCTGAATCCCATCCATAACCAGGAGGCACTGGTccctttatcatttgtgtgtgtgcactgctagggatggaacctaaGTCTGATGCATGCTAGGCCTTCATGCAGTCACCTAGCCACTAGGCcacacttctttcttcctctccctcctggctTCTCTCTATTCTTGCCCTGGTCTCTTTAAGAGAAGCTGGTGGCAGGCTCCTGGAGATCCCTGCTGCTAGTATTTTTATCTCTGGTAGAACTGGAACAAGGGCCTGGGCAGGTGATATGGCTGAATGTGGAAAAGGGGACTGTGTATAAAGGTCACTGTGTGGTCAGCTGAGCAGAGTGGGAGGGACTCAGGGCAAGGTTGGAGGGTAAATGGCTTCAAAGCCTTGCCACTGGAAGTCTGGCCTCTTAACTGAGTTGTGCCCATAGGAGAGGGTCCCCTCATtgttctgagcttcagtttctatCTGTAAGATGAGACTGTGGGCAGGGTAAAAGCACAGGGCCAAGGCCTTTCCAGTTTCCTAGGGAGAGGACTTGAGGGTTCTAGAAACCCACAGGGCCCTGACCATTGGCACTGCCTAGCCTTGTGCTAGTCTCAGACACTCACCGGAGCTGCCCCTGCAGATCCACGAAGTCCTGCTTGGGCAGCATCACTCCTGGGCTGGAGCAGATGACCACGGGCTGGCGGTACTGGAGATAGGCTGTCTTGAGCCACCAGTCAGACAGCTGGAAAAGGACCAGGGCTGATCAGTAGAGCACAGGTACCcggctccccttcctccccaggtcTAGGGACCTAGCTGGCTCTGCTGTCCTTTGGCCTCTCTGCAGGAAGTCTCCTAGCAAATGCTCAAGTTCACAGTACCCTTCCCTGCTTCCTACCCATCGTCTTCCCCTGAGCCTGAGCAAACAGCACTGGCAAACAGAATGACCTGGGAGAAAAGACTGGAAGCAAACCTGGCAAGGGAATAAATGAGTGAGAagcttttctcttgtttctttctgtgtgtatgtgcgctgGTGAgtcttgaacccaggacctcacgtACATGCTAGCAATCACGTTTGGTCACTGAACTATACCCTTCCTTTATCTTACAAATTTCCTGCCAATGACTATAATACACTCGTAAATAAAAATGCATCCCTGGATATGCAGACTAAAACAGAAGGAATGGcatataatagtaataataatgatgatgatgatgcccaGCAGGTGGGTTTTCAACCACCTCTAGTTGGGAATTGTCTGAGGAACCAGCACCCAGTGTCAGGGTCACCCAGAGGAACTGGTCCTGCTCAGTGGCCTTAGACTAGGAGCTGGACACTGGCAGTTGTCAGGGTAATTCTAAGTAGTGAACTCACGGAGAGGGTAAGTTACTCGTGTCCTTTTCTGCCCcatggacagggtttctcagggGATGACCATAGGCATGGCATTAGCGGTGCCTTTTAGCCTTCCACACTGATACAACTTACAGCAGGTGTTTGTCCTTTGTCCCCAGCAACTTCCACCTACTCTcccttcattttttaatttttttgagacagggatctcACATGTACCCTGGCTGGCCTAAGGCTGTGCAGATTAGGCTGATCTGGGCCTGTCTCCCATGTgctaggcatgtgccaccatgctacaGCTATCTCTTGCAGGTTCCTAAACCTCTTGAGACCTAGGCCTCTCAGTGTGCTCCAAGCCATCCTTAATAGCAGCAGGACCTGTCTACATAGTACACAGCCTATCTTTATGGAGTGGCCAGGCCACTCGCCCTGGGCCCTTGgcaagagggaagggaaggtgacTGTGCATCTCAAGGTCTTCCTGGGAGTGGCTATGAGGACCTGCCTCTGGTCTACCTCTCTAGGTCAAAGTTTCTTTATCTGTAGGAAGGAGGCAGACAAGGGCTACCTTTTGGCCAGGGCCCTGGCTACAGTTTAGAACTTGGGGAGAAGGTGCACTTTAGCAGTAGCAGCAATCTTCAAGGGCGCTGTGAGTGGAGAGTGGGCGGCCTAGCTCTAGTCAGAGTCTTTGGTTGCAAAGATTCAGTGGCTCAACAAACTCAGAAAGCGACTAGACCCCAAATCTCTAAGGTCCTTTCGGGGCCAGCATCCTGACTTCAATAGTCCAAGACCCTGGCCTGTTAAGGTTCATCAAATGCTTGCCCCTGCCAACTTTCACCTACTTCCTACTTTCTACCCGGGGCTTCAGACTCCGCCGAGGTACTTCCCAATTCCTACCCCAGTCAGCCCAGATCTGGGGTTCTCCCTCCATATATTCT
This window contains:
- the Crat gene encoding carnitine O-acetyltransferase isoform X1, whose translation is MLAFAARTVVKPLGLLKPSSLMKVSGRFKAHQDALPRLPVPPLQQSLDHYLKALQPIVSEEEWAHTKQLVDEFQTSGGVGERLQKGLERRAKKMENWLSDWWLKTAYLQYRQPVVICSSPGVMLPKQDFVDLQGQLRFAAKLIEGVLDFKSMIDNETLPTEFLGGKPLCMNQYYQILSSCRVPGPKQDSVVNFLKTKKPPMHITVVHNYQFFELDVYHSDGTPLTSDQIFVQLEKIWNSSLQTNKEPVGILTSNHRNTWAKAYNTLIKDKVNRESVNSIQKSIFTVCLDKPVPRVSDDVYRNHVAGQMLHGGGSKLNSGNRWFDKTLQFIVAEDGSCGMVYEHAAAEGPPIVALVDHVIEYTKKPELVRSPMVPLPMPKKLRFNITPEIKNDIEKAKQNISIMIQDLDITVLVFHHFGKDFPKSEKLSPDAFIQIALQLAYYRIYGQACATYESASLRMFHLGRTDTIRSASTDSLAFVKSMDDTNVPEQQKVELLRKAVQAHRAYTDRAIRGEAFDRHLLGLKLQAIEDLVSMPDIFMDTSYAIAMHFNLSTSQVPAKTDCVMFFGPVVPDGYGICYNPMEAHINFSVSAYNSCAETNAARMAHYLEKALLDMRSLLQNHPRAKL
- the Crat gene encoding carnitine O-acetyltransferase isoform X2, with product MEDEQQREKVKPLGLLKPSSLMKVSGRFKAHQDALPRLPVPPLQQSLDHYLKALQPIVSEEEWAHTKQLVDEFQTSGGVGERLQKGLERRAKKMENWLSDWWLKTAYLQYRQPVVICSSPGVMLPKQDFVDLQGQLRFAAKLIEGVLDFKSMIDNETLPTEFLGGKPLCMNQYYQILSSCRVPGPKQDSVVNFLKTKKPPMHITVVHNYQFFELDVYHSDGTPLTSDQIFVQLEKIWNSSLQTNKEPVGILTSNHRNTWAKAYNTLIKDKVNRESVNSIQKSIFTVCLDKPVPRVSDDVYRNHVAGQMLHGGGSKLNSGNRWFDKTLQFIVAEDGSCGMVYEHAAAEGPPIVALVDHVIEYTKKPELVRSPMVPLPMPKKLRFNITPEIKNDIEKAKQNISIMIQDLDITVLVFHHFGKDFPKSEKLSPDAFIQIALQLAYYRIYGQACATYESASLRMFHLGRTDTIRSASTDSLAFVKSMDDTNVPEQQKVELLRKAVQAHRAYTDRAIRGEAFDRHLLGLKLQAIEDLVSMPDIFMDTSYAIAMHFNLSTSQVPAKTDCVMFFGPVVPDGYGICYNPMEAHINFSVSAYNSCAETNAARMAHYLEKALLDMRSLLQNHPRAKL